A portion of the Lentimicrobium sp. L6 genome contains these proteins:
- a CDS encoding T9SS-dependent choice-of-anchor J family protein → MKKFTFVWAALLIATLGLNAQNLIENPGFETWTGGQPDTWVTAGDAITLSQNTTNVQEGSSSCQVVFTSQDNQNLQSNTFAVSAGDPIATSVYIYDNDVAGRARLSVLFEGADNYYGEYSEDMGSWQMISYEGTVPDGATTATYQIRFYDVSDNWDGDAEILVDNCSFIIDNAIKPEPTNYPTAFAAAANGAAVNASWTDSEGGQLPQFYLVMASTSANFTVPVDGTPVADDADLSDGTAVLNVAFGSQSASFSGVSPATEYFFIIFPYTNSGADIDYKTDGSAPAASLTMPDVSIIDFVDFEDNTLGDWSGINVNGAQVWEVVAYGNPGNCAKMAGYDGGAFDNEDWLVSPTYDFDTYSNITFSFDNAMNYDGPEMLFYISSDYTDDVTTATWTELAFEASPGGSWDYVNSGEIDLDSYTGTVNIAFKYTSTTSGAATWELDNLLLTGTMSSSVNEEELTAINVYPNPGNGVYNINNTQQTKLNISVYNILGELVYETISSEQLINLDIQNQNDGVYLVQLTGQGNTKTVSVIKK, encoded by the coding sequence ATGAAAAAATTTACTTTTGTATGGGCAGCTTTATTAATAGCTACCTTGGGATTAAATGCCCAAAATCTTATTGAAAACCCAGGTTTTGAAACATGGACCGGTGGACAACCTGACACATGGGTAACCGCTGGTGATGCCATTACCCTATCACAGAATACTACAAACGTACAAGAGGGAAGTTCTAGTTGTCAGGTTGTATTTACCAGCCAAGATAATCAAAATCTTCAATCCAACACGTTTGCCGTAAGCGCTGGCGATCCTATAGCTACAAGCGTTTATATATATGATAATGATGTTGCAGGACGAGCTCGTCTTTCTGTATTATTCGAAGGTGCTGATAACTATTATGGTGAATACAGTGAAGATATGGGCAGCTGGCAAATGATCAGTTATGAAGGAACAGTTCCCGATGGGGCAACTACTGCCACATATCAAATTCGTTTCTATGACGTATCGGATAACTGGGATGGTGATGCCGAAATCTTAGTAGACAACTGTAGTTTTATCATTGATAATGCTATCAAGCCAGAACCCACTAATTACCCAACAGCTTTTGCTGCTGCCGCAAATGGTGCTGCTGTTAATGCTTCTTGGACTGATTCTGAAGGTGGACAGCTTCCTCAGTTTTATTTAGTAATGGCTTCTACTTCAGCAAACTTCACTGTACCTGTAGACGGAACGCCAGTAGCCGATGATGCAGATCTTTCTGACGGAACCGCTGTTTTAAATGTTGCTTTTGGTAGTCAGTCTGCTTCTTTCTCTGGCGTATCACCTGCTACAGAATACTTTTTCATCATATTCCCTTATACCAATAGTGGTGCTGATATCGATTATAAAACTGATGGTAGTGCTCCTGCTGCATCTTTAACAATGCCAGATGTATCCATTATTGATTTCGTTGACTTTGAAGACAACACGTTAGGTGACTGGTCTGGCATCAACGTAAATGGCGCCCAAGTTTGGGAAGTTGTAGCTTATGGAAACCCTGGCAATTGTGCTAAGATGGCAGGTTATGATGGTGGTGCATTTGACAATGAAGATTGGTTAGTTTCACCAACATATGACTTTGATACCTATTCAAACATCACTTTTTCATTCGATAATGCAATGAATTATGATGGCCCTGAAATGTTATTCTATATTTCATCTGACTATACTGATGACGTTACTACAGCTACTTGGACTGAATTAGCCTTCGAGGCTAGCCCTGGTGGATCTTGGGATTATGTTAATTCTGGTGAAATTGATCTTGACTCCTACACTGGAACAGTAAATATAGCATTTAAATACACCTCTACTACATCTGGTGCTGCTACTTGGGAATTAGATAATCTATTGTTAACTGGTACTATGTCTAGCTCAGTTAATGAAGAAGAATTAACAGCTATTAATGTTTATCCTAACCCTGGTAATGGAGTTTATAATATAAACAATACTCAACAAACCAAGTTGAACATCAGTGTTTATAATATCTTAGGAGAATTGGTTTATGAAACTATTTCTTCAGAGCAATTAATAAACTTAGATATTCAAAATCAGAATGATGGTGTTTATTTAGTTCAATTAACAGGACAAGGAAATACAAAAACTGTTTCTGTAATTAAGAAATAA
- a CDS encoding polysaccharide biosynthesis/export family protein, which translates to MKRKINYSLITGLKIIAILIIFSSCIPQKKIKYMQPTHEDSTNRTAFATPAYQEYHLGIGDNLYVKVRSLDAKSNDFFNNMGSNSNNNSGYNDASIYLNSYNVDQEGNIIFPFVGPINVIGLTLNQTQEKIAGILNEYLKETTIIVKLVNFNITFVGEIKKPGEYKIYQDNISIFEAVALAGDITDYGNRNEVKLMRKTDDGTALHILDLTREDILESPYFYLKPNDVIYIEPLKGKQFAFSTFPYALLFSTITTLIVLLTFIQVK; encoded by the coding sequence ATGAAACGTAAAATTAACTATTCCCTCATTACTGGATTAAAAATAATTGCAATTTTAATTATATTTAGTTCCTGTATCCCCCAAAAGAAGATAAAATACATGCAGCCAACGCATGAAGATAGTACCAATCGGACTGCTTTTGCTACCCCTGCTTATCAAGAGTACCATCTAGGAATTGGTGATAACCTCTATGTTAAAGTTCGTAGCTTGGATGCCAAATCAAATGATTTCTTTAATAATATGGGCAGTAATAGTAATAATAACTCGGGTTATAATGATGCAAGTATTTATTTGAACAGCTATAATGTTGATCAGGAAGGAAATATTATTTTTCCTTTTGTAGGACCCATCAATGTGATTGGGTTGACCTTAAATCAAACTCAAGAGAAAATTGCTGGAATACTTAATGAATACCTTAAAGAGACCACAATTATTGTTAAGCTCGTTAACTTTAACATTACTTTTGTAGGTGAGATAAAGAAACCTGGAGAGTATAAAATTTACCAAGACAATATCAGTATTTTCGAAGCTGTGGCTCTAGCTGGAGATATTACAGATTATGGTAATAGAAATGAAGTGAAACTGATGCGTAAAACTGATGATGGTACCGCATTACATATATTGGATTTAACTCGTGAGGATATTCTAGAATCCCCTTACTTTTATTTGAAGCCAAATGATGTAATTTATATTGAGCCATTAAAAGGAAAACAATTTGCATTCTCCACATTTCCATATGCATTATTGTTCTCGACCATTACCACACTTATTGTCCTATTAACTTTCATACAAGTAAAATAA
- a CDS encoding lamin tail domain-containing protein, which produces MKKFTTLLLMLLMFIGTSSQAQDLVISGVYDGPRSGGTPKGVELYVLVNIADLSVYGLGSANNGGGSDGEEFTFPADAASAGSFIYVATEDVEFANWFGFAPNYTDGSMAINGDDAVELFMNSTVIDVFGDINQSGSGQPWEYLDGWAYRTNGSGPDGSNFELGNFSYSGPNVWDGEGSLTNATSATPFPVGTYTAGAATTVSTPIISPASGDYFAPITVTMTCGTDDAAIYYTTNGSNPTQSSTLYTAGFSVSSNKTVKARAYKTGLTESAIATNNYAFPSVTDISNISQLRSQTVGDDYYQLTGEAILTYQQSYRGQKYIQDATAAIFIDDLDGNITTTYDLYDGITGIIGSLNLYEGMLQFIPISDPGAASSTANSITPEVVTLDDLLSDFQDYQAELIKVENAIFVDAGADFENGTIYAITDGSKGSFNFRTTFYDVDYIGTAIPAGAQDLIMLANTTDPENDDEDENFVTSRSSLDINPASSANPATQLDITSINGGNAVYENQAFTVTVQAQDDDGAAANVDANLAISLSLGTGSGNLGGTLTGTIAAGTSTITISGVTYGPHENGVILNVSGGGLESGSSAAFNVLEVIIPEIVISEIMYKAMGGSEDSLEYIEFYNNGSTAINLENYTMSKGVVHTFGNVSIGSGAYLLLARDADAVSELLGVNAEEWTSNSLSNSGEEIELSDPLGNVVSYVDYGTGGDWPSLEDGKSIRFCNPGLANNDPANWSISIEFLTTIGTGDEAIDIYGTPMASCGVAPLVAEFSASSTSIETGQSIDFTDLSTGNPTSWSWTFEGGTPSSSTSQNPQDIVYNTAGVYDVILTISTDDDNNTETKTNYITVVDPITPPIAAFTANLTTIFVGQSVQFTSTSANDPDTYSWTFEGGTPATSSNQNPNISYSTAGIYDVSLTVANGGGSNELVEMDYITVLPATLGDLVITEIMYNPPEAGDDVLEYIEIYNNSEETVDLIGYNFTAGIEYTFPTMDLASGAYVLVAKDANAMQTVLGITALQWTSGSLSNSGELIKLSSPTGITIDSIPYAISSPWPEDGNGNGPSIAICDPEVENSIGENWHASTKYLTDNAGDAIYGSPGTASAPVAHFSANETSIFITEDVQFTNLSTCNYTSIEWTFEGGTPSTSSDENPVVSYDNEGVFDVTLTVTNAIGSHTIEMVDYIEVIDPTIAPIANFSANLTTIFVGQSVLYTDLSENEPVTYSWTFEGGTPVSSSLQNPSVTYNAPGIFDVTLFVENTAGDDEMVKTDYITVLPATVGDLVITEIMYNPPESGDDSLEYIEIYNNSANIVNLLGYTFSDGVEFTFPNMSLAINDYLVIAKNANAMQNTLGVTAIEWTSGSLSNGGELIKIISASGITVDSVPYSDMTPWPEDGDGTGPSITICDPEAENSVGENWHASVNYLADNTNGDAIYGTPGTGPVAVANFTANDQLPSVGGQVEFTELSTCNAESFEWTFEGGTPGSSTEPNPSITYAMAGDFDVTLTVTNAIGSHTITLEEYIRVGVGIAEQTLAEISIMPNPSTGLFTLENPSNNEISAVVYNVLGKLVYEKHSVLSHEVIDLTREESGIYLLQLSIDGEYKTMRIIKQ; this is translated from the coding sequence ATGAAAAAATTTACTACTCTTTTACTGATGCTTTTGATGTTTATCGGGACGTCTTCACAAGCTCAAGATCTTGTCATCTCAGGTGTCTATGATGGTCCACGTTCCGGTGGAACACCAAAAGGTGTTGAACTTTACGTTCTAGTTAACATTGCAGACTTAAGTGTTTATGGCTTAGGATCTGCAAATAACGGCGGAGGTTCTGACGGAGAAGAATTTACTTTCCCAGCTGATGCTGCCTCTGCAGGTAGCTTTATCTATGTTGCCACCGAAGATGTAGAATTCGCCAATTGGTTTGGATTTGCACCTAATTATACTGATGGTTCTATGGCGATAAATGGAGATGATGCAGTAGAGTTATTTATGAATAGTACAGTAATAGATGTATTTGGTGATATCAACCAAAGTGGTTCAGGACAACCTTGGGAATACCTTGATGGTTGGGCTTATAGAACTAATGGTTCTGGGCCTGATGGTAGTAATTTTGAACTAGGCAACTTCTCTTATAGCGGCCCTAATGTATGGGATGGTGAAGGAAGCCTAACGAATGCAACTTCTGCAACACCTTTCCCAGTTGGAACATATACAGCAGGAGCTGCAACTACAGTTTCTACACCTATCATTTCCCCAGCTTCTGGTGATTATTTTGCCCCAATAACCGTGACCATGACATGTGGAACAGATGATGCAGCCATTTATTACACTACTAATGGTAGTAATCCAACTCAATCTTCTACATTATACACTGCTGGTTTCTCTGTAAGTTCAAACAAAACAGTTAAAGCAAGAGCCTATAAAACAGGCTTAACTGAAAGTGCTATTGCCACTAACAATTATGCTTTCCCATCGGTAACTGATATTTCAAATATTTCTCAATTAAGAAGTCAAACTGTGGGAGATGATTATTATCAATTAACAGGAGAAGCCATTTTAACTTATCAACAGTCATATAGAGGCCAAAAATATATTCAAGATGCTACTGCTGCCATCTTCATTGATGACCTTGATGGAAATATAACAACAACTTACGACCTCTATGATGGAATTACTGGAATTATTGGAAGTCTGAATTTATATGAAGGAATGCTTCAATTTATTCCTATTTCAGATCCTGGTGCTGCAAGTTCAACAGCAAACTCTATTACACCTGAAGTAGTTACATTAGACGATTTATTAAGTGATTTTCAAGATTATCAAGCTGAATTAATAAAAGTTGAGAATGCAATATTTGTTGATGCTGGAGCTGATTTTGAAAACGGAACAATATACGCTATAACTGATGGAAGCAAAGGTTCTTTTAATTTCAGAACTACTTTTTATGATGTAGATTATATTGGAACTGCAATCCCTGCTGGAGCTCAAGACCTAATAATGTTAGCTAATACCACTGACCCTGAGAACGATGATGAAGATGAAAACTTCGTAACCAGCAGAAGCAGTTTAGATATCAATCCTGCATCATCTGCAAACCCAGCCACTCAATTAGACATCACCTCTATCAATGGTGGAAATGCAGTTTACGAAAATCAAGCCTTTACAGTGACTGTTCAAGCTCAAGATGACGATGGTGCTGCTGCCAATGTGGATGCTAATTTAGCCATTAGCCTTTCCTTGGGAACGGGTTCAGGTAACTTAGGTGGAACATTAACAGGAACCATTGCTGCAGGAACTAGTACCATTACTATTAGTGGTGTCACTTATGGCCCTCATGAAAATGGCGTGATATTAAATGTATCTGGTGGAGGTTTAGAATCTGGCTCAAGTGCAGCTTTCAATGTTTTAGAGGTCATCATTCCAGAAATTGTTATTTCTGAAATCATGTATAAAGCAATGGGTGGAAGTGAAGATTCACTAGAATATATTGAGTTCTATAATAATGGTTCAACAGCTATAAACCTTGAAAATTACACAATGTCTAAAGGTGTGGTTCATACTTTTGGTAATGTTTCAATAGGATCCGGAGCTTATTTACTACTTGCAAGAGACGCTGATGCTGTTTCAGAATTACTTGGTGTTAACGCTGAAGAATGGACTTCTAATAGCCTCAGCAATAGCGGAGAAGAAATCGAACTTTCAGATCCATTAGGTAATGTAGTTAGTTATGTAGATTATGGAACTGGCGGAGATTGGCCATCATTAGAAGATGGTAAATCGATTCGTTTCTGTAATCCAGGTCTAGCCAATAACGACCCTGCCAATTGGAGCATAAGTATAGAGTTCTTAACAACAATTGGAACTGGAGATGAAGCTATAGATATCTATGGAACGCCTATGGCAAGTTGTGGTGTAGCTCCTCTAGTTGCTGAGTTTTCTGCTAGTTCAACAAGTATAGAAACAGGACAAAGTATTGACTTCACAGACCTTTCTACAGGAAACCCTACTTCTTGGTCTTGGACATTCGAAGGTGGGACTCCCTCAAGTTCAACTAGTCAGAACCCTCAAGATATCGTTTATAATACTGCTGGTGTTTATGATGTAATTCTTACCATCTCAACTGATGATGATAATAATACAGAAACCAAAACGAATTATATCACAGTTGTTGATCCAATCACCCCTCCTATTGCTGCTTTCACTGCCAACCTAACTACCATTTTCGTTGGACAAAGTGTTCAGTTTACCAGTACATCAGCTAATGATCCAGATACTTATTCATGGACATTTGAAGGCGGAACTCCTGCAACATCAAGCAATCAAAATCCTAATATTTCTTATAGCACAGCTGGGATTTATGATGTATCATTAACTGTTGCCAATGGTGGTGGTTCTAATGAACTGGTTGAAATGGATTATATCACAGTATTGCCTGCCACATTAGGTGATTTAGTAATTACTGAAATCATGTACAATCCGCCAGAAGCTGGTGATGATGTTTTGGAATATATTGAGATTTATAATAATTCTGAAGAAACAGTAGACCTAATAGGTTATAATTTTACTGCAGGTATCGAATACACATTCCCTACAATGGATCTTGCAAGTGGAGCCTATGTATTAGTTGCCAAAGATGCTAATGCCATGCAAACTGTTTTAGGTATTACTGCATTACAATGGACTTCGGGAAGTTTAAGTAATAGTGGTGAATTAATCAAATTAAGCTCTCCAACAGGTATAACTATCGACTCTATTCCTTATGCAATATCTAGCCCATGGCCAGAAGATGGTAATGGTAACGGACCTTCTATCGCCATTTGTGATCCTGAAGTAGAGAATTCAATTGGTGAAAACTGGCACGCCTCCACAAAGTATTTAACAGATAATGCTGGTGATGCTATTTATGGGTCTCCTGGAACTGCTTCAGCTCCTGTAGCTCATTTCTCAGCAAACGAAACCTCTATATTTATCACAGAAGATGTTCAGTTTACAAACCTATCTACTTGTAATTACACTAGTATTGAATGGACATTTGAAGGAGGAACACCGAGTACTTCCAGTGATGAGAATCCTGTAGTTTCATACGACAATGAAGGTGTTTTCGATGTGACATTAACCGTAACCAATGCTATAGGTAGTCACACCATAGAGATGGTAGATTATATTGAAGTAATAGATCCAACTATTGCTCCAATTGCTAATTTTTCTGCGAATCTGACTACGATATTCGTTGGACAAAGTGTTCTGTACACTGACCTTTCTGAAAACGAACCTGTTACTTACAGCTGGACATTCGAAGGCGGAACGCCAGTTTCTTCCTCATTACAAAACCCAAGTGTTACATATAATGCACCTGGCATTTTTGATGTAACCCTATTTGTAGAAAACACAGCTGGTGATGATGAAATGGTGAAAACAGATTATATCACTGTATTACCAGCCACCGTTGGAGATTTAGTGATTACTGAAATCATGTACAACCCACCAGAATCTGGTGATGATTCATTAGAATATATTGAAATCTATAATAACTCAGCTAATATTGTAAACCTATTGGGTTATACCTTCTCTGATGGAGTAGAGTTTACTTTCCCTAATATGAGTTTAGCCATTAATGATTATCTTGTTATTGCTAAAAATGCCAATGCTATGCAAAACACCTTAGGTGTTACTGCAATAGAGTGGACATCTGGAAGCCTGAGTAATGGCGGAGAGTTAATTAAGATTATTTCTGCCTCAGGCATTACAGTAGATTCAGTTCCTTATAGTGATATGACTCCATGGCCAGAGGATGGAGATGGAACAGGACCTTCTATTACTATTTGTGATCCAGAAGCAGAAAACTCAGTGGGTGAGAATTGGCATGCATCAGTAAACTATTTAGCCGATAATACCAATGGTGATGCTATATACGGCACTCCAGGAACCGGCCCCGTAGCTGTTGCAAATTTCACAGCCAACGATCAGTTACCCAGTGTTGGTGGCCAGGTAGAATTCACAGAACTATCCACTTGTAATGCTGAATCTTTTGAATGGACATTTGAAGGTGGTACACCAGGAAGTTCGACAGAGCCAAATCCATCAATTACATATGCTATGGCTGGTGATTTTGATGTGACTTTAACAGTAACAAATGCTATAGGAAGTCACACCATCACGTTGGAAGAGTATATTAGAGTAGGTGTTGGTATTGCTGAACAAACTTTAGCAGAAATTTCAATTATGCCTAATCCATCTACTGGATTATTCACATTAGAAAACCCCTCTAATAATGAAATCTCTGCCGTGGTATATAATGTACTTGGTAAGTTAGTTTACGAGAAGCATTCAGTACTATCACATGAAGTTATTGATTTAACTAGAGAAGAAAGCGGTATCTATCTGTTACAATTGAGTATAGATGGTGAATACAAAACCATGAGAATTATCAAACAATAA
- a CDS encoding tyrosine-protein kinase has translation MNENYNPQDIYQEEAVDYKALFFKFYRHWYFFVVTIFIALVIAFLFNKYTKPIYEVSTTLLIEDKSAGDAQSLLGLGFRNNMQNLENEIGKLKSYKLSHQTIKMLDFEVSIFGEDNFISKELYTEAPFKVEFDNNHIQTLTLNFNININSLTEFTLACDGENLDLYDYSTDKKIEDQNLKLISINENHRFGEWIESEYYRFRLILTPKFDPEKNLNQKMYFVFNSTDGLVGRYKGFEIEPINKESSIIEVKLKGSNKDKSVDFLNMLTRVYLDMELNKKNKIAERTIEFIDEQLVSISSNLDSAEYNLQIFRTENDVMNMDFQTTQVFEQMATLTEKKAELLLSDKYYQSLKNYIIENQDKIDDIIVPSALGINDAVTSSFVQILIDLYQERAELLYSATDINPAVIQVDIKINSQKRALLENIDNLVESSQISLNDIDERIELLATEVNKLPLTQRTLFNMERQFQLSNTMYVFLLKKRSEAQITAASNQPDNEIVDLARKSAGGSPVYPKKSLNYLIALVLGVVLPVGYILGKDFMNDKVIERKDVESLTKLPIIGHTIHSSKESKIVVATSPKSSIAESFRSIRTNLQYMAKGKEQQTILITSDMVGAGKTYSSINMASIYAMYGKKTLLMGFDLRKPKIYQDFGLSNTEGISSYLINKSSFEDIVQKSSIDNLDIIMSGPVPPNPAELIASSKTDELFERCKEIYDYIIIDTPPVGLVTDAFLLMKHTDITLFIVRQNFTHKKVFASIIKDIEQRNIPNVNIMINDVRLSRNAYGYGYGYGYGYGYGYGYGYGYGYGYGYYSDDKDVEKPSLLKRVFQKS, from the coding sequence GTGAACGAAAATTATAACCCGCAAGATATTTATCAAGAAGAAGCAGTAGATTATAAAGCTTTGTTTTTTAAGTTTTATCGTCATTGGTATTTCTTTGTAGTGACCATCTTTATAGCATTAGTTATCGCATTTCTATTTAATAAGTATACTAAGCCTATTTATGAAGTTTCTACTACACTTTTGATAGAAGACAAAAGTGCTGGTGATGCACAATCGCTGCTAGGTTTAGGTTTTAGAAACAATATGCAAAATCTGGAAAATGAGATAGGTAAGTTAAAGTCTTATAAGCTTTCACACCAGACTATTAAGATGTTAGACTTTGAAGTTTCTATATTTGGAGAGGATAATTTTATTTCTAAGGAGTTGTATACAGAGGCTCCTTTCAAAGTAGAATTTGATAATAATCATATTCAAACCTTAACTTTAAATTTTAATATAAATATCAATTCACTAACTGAATTTACATTAGCATGTGATGGTGAGAATTTGGATTTATATGATTATTCAACAGATAAAAAAATTGAAGATCAAAATCTAAAGCTCATCAGTATTAATGAGAACCATCGTTTTGGAGAATGGATAGAATCAGAATATTATAGATTTAGATTAATATTGACCCCTAAATTCGATCCTGAAAAGAATTTGAATCAAAAGATGTATTTTGTTTTCAATAGCACTGATGGATTAGTTGGGAGGTATAAAGGATTTGAGATTGAACCTATCAATAAAGAATCCTCTATTATTGAAGTTAAGCTCAAAGGAAGTAATAAAGATAAGTCGGTAGATTTCTTGAATATGCTCACCAGAGTGTATTTAGATATGGAGTTAAACAAGAAAAATAAGATTGCTGAGCGAACTATTGAGTTTATTGATGAGCAATTGGTATCTATCAGTTCTAACCTCGATTCAGCAGAGTATAATCTGCAAATATTCAGAACCGAGAATGATGTGATGAATATGGATTTTCAAACCACTCAGGTTTTTGAACAAATGGCCACTCTTACAGAGAAAAAAGCTGAGCTTTTATTAAGCGATAAATATTATCAAAGTCTTAAAAACTACATTATAGAGAATCAGGATAAAATTGATGATATTATTGTGCCATCTGCATTAGGAATTAACGATGCTGTTACTAGTAGTTTTGTGCAAATTTTAATTGATTTATATCAGGAAAGAGCAGAATTATTGTATAGTGCCACTGATATTAATCCAGCTGTCATTCAAGTAGATATTAAAATCAATAGTCAGAAAAGAGCATTGCTAGAGAATATTGATAACTTGGTAGAGTCGTCGCAGATATCACTTAATGATATCGATGAGAGAATTGAATTATTGGCAACCGAAGTAAACAAACTGCCATTAACTCAGAGAACTCTTTTTAACATGGAACGTCAATTTCAATTGAGTAATACCATGTATGTGTTTTTATTAAAGAAGCGCTCAGAAGCTCAAATTACAGCTGCTTCTAACCAACCTGACAACGAGATTGTAGATCTGGCCCGTAAGAGTGCTGGAGGGAGCCCTGTTTATCCAAAGAAATCACTTAACTATTTAATAGCACTAGTTTTAGGTGTTGTTCTTCCGGTGGGATATATTCTTGGTAAAGACTTTATGAATGACAAAGTGATTGAAAGAAAAGATGTAGAGAGTTTGACTAAACTCCCCATTATAGGTCATACCATTCATAGCAGTAAAGAATCAAAGATTGTTGTAGCTACTTCACCTAAGTCTTCCATTGCGGAGTCCTTTAGATCGATTAGAACCAATCTTCAATATATGGCAAAAGGGAAGGAACAACAGACTATATTGATTACTTCGGATATGGTTGGGGCAGGTAAAACCTATTCTTCTATCAATATGGCCTCCATTTATGCCATGTATGGAAAGAAGACCTTATTGATGGGATTTGACTTGAGGAAGCCAAAGATTTATCAGGATTTTGGTTTGTCCAATACAGAGGGAATTTCTTCCTACTTAATCAATAAAAGTAGTTTTGAAGATATCGTTCAGAAATCTTCTATCGATAATCTTGATATTATTATGTCTGGTCCCGTACCACCAAATCCTGCCGAGCTTATTGCTTCAAGTAAAACAGATGAGCTTTTTGAAAGATGTAAAGAAATATATGATTATATCATCATTGATACTCCTCCAGTTGGTTTAGTAACTGATGCTTTCCTTTTAATGAAGCATACAGATATTACATTGTTTATCGTCCGACAAAACTTTACCCATAAAAAGGTATTTGCTAGTATCATTAAGGATATAGAGCAAAGGAACATTCCAAATGTAAATATCATGATTAATGATGTTCGTCTCTCTAGAAATGCTTATGGCTATGGTTATGGCTATGGTTACGGCTACGGATACGGTTATGGCTATGGTTACGGCTACGGATATGGCTATGGTTATTATTCTGATGATAAGGATGTAGAGAAACCTAGTTTGTTGAAGCGAGTTTTTCAGAAGTCATAA
- a CDS encoding viroplasmin family protein has product MAKKKQKYYVVWKGHHPGIYESWAECQQHINGYPSPIYKSFDNGEEASKAYRENPSNYIGKKGKKNLKELILPEDEKPNLFSLSVDAACSGNPGIMEYQGVFTETETKVFHLGPFPVATVNIGEFLALVHALAYLKKNKLTMPIYTDSRTAMSWVKRKQIKTNLPRNQQTEKLFQLVDRALFWLHDNSFTTEILKWETRTWGEIPADFGRK; this is encoded by the coding sequence ATGGCAAAGAAAAAACAAAAATACTACGTCGTTTGGAAAGGACACCATCCTGGCATATACGAGAGCTGGGCTGAATGCCAACAACATATTAATGGCTACCCCAGTCCTATCTATAAATCATTCGATAATGGTGAGGAAGCCTCGAAGGCATATCGAGAAAACCCTTCTAATTACATTGGTAAAAAGGGAAAGAAGAACCTAAAAGAACTGATTCTCCCAGAGGATGAAAAACCTAATCTTTTCAGTCTTTCCGTTGATGCTGCCTGCAGTGGAAATCCTGGAATCATGGAGTATCAAGGGGTTTTTACCGAAACAGAAACCAAAGTTTTTCATTTAGGCCCTTTCCCTGTGGCTACGGTAAATATTGGAGAGTTTTTAGCCTTGGTTCATGCATTGGCTTATTTAAAGAAGAACAAACTGACCATGCCCATTTACACAGATTCGAGAACGGCAATGTCATGGGTTAAACGAAAACAAATCAAAACCAATCTGCCTCGAAACCAACAAACTGAAAAGCTCTTTCAACTGGTGGACAGAGCCCTTTTTTGGCTTCATGACAACTCTTTTACCACAGAAATACTAAAATGGGAAACCAGAACCTGGGGAGAAATACCTGCAGACTTTGGAAGGAAATAA